The sequence GACCGAGGAGCAGGTAAAAGAGGGCTCCATGGCGCTGATCTATGGCGGTGCTTTCGCCTTCTCGTTGCTGGCCAGCTGGACCCTGGCGCATACATTCGCCAGCTATGACTATGAATTGTCGTTCTTTGCCAAGGTGATGACCGCTCTCGGCGTAGCGTTGGGGTTCATCATTCCGGCGCTGGGCACTAATTACCTGTTCAGCCAGAAGAGCAAGGCGCTGTTCTTCATTGATGCGGGTTACTGGCTGCTTTTCTATATCGCGATGGGCGTGGTGCACTCGCTGTTGCCGTAACGTGCCGGGCGCGGCGGTTCTACGCGCCGCCTCGCCCGTTCCGGCTCAAGCGTCGTCGTTCATAATGTCGTCGATAGCCCGGTCGCCATGGGTCGTACCATTGGTGGTCGGTACGATCTCGACCACCACATCGCCGGTTTGCAGGTTTTGGCATTCGGCTTCCCAGAAACCCAGCGCCCGGCCGTTGCGATAGACGCGTAGCCCGCGCCCGCCGGTGCTCAGCTCCTCGATGGAGGAGCCGCATTCCGCCTCGGTCACCTCGCGTTCGACCAGTTGCACCCGGCCCGACACGCTGGCCAGGTCCGCCATGTAATCGGCGATATGGGCGCCCTTGGCACTGCCGGCCAGCAGCAATCCGGTAAAACGGACCGGGTTGATGACATTGTTGGCCCCCGCCTGACGCGCGACCAGCTCATTATCGTCGGCGCGCACCACCACGCTGATCGGGACATGCGGGGCCAGATGGCGCACGGTCAACACGATCAGGATCGACGTATCGTCGCGCCCGCCCGAAACCAGCACATTGGTTGCCTTGTGGATGCGCACCGCGCGCAGAGTATCGTCGCGGCTGGCATCGCCCGCCAGCACGTTGCAGCCGAGCTTTTCGGCAGCGGCAACGCGCTCCTCGCTCGGGTCGATCACCACGATCTCACGCGGATCGGTGCCGCGTTCGATCAGTTCGGCCACCGCTTCGGAGCCGGAGACGCCGAAGCCGAGCACGACGATGTGATCCTTCAGCTGATCCTGTATCCGGGCCATGCGCCATTTCTCCCAGCTGCGTTTGATAATGAAATTGTAGGCCGTGCCCACGAAAATGAAGAACACGGCAAAGCGGATCGGGGTTACGATCACCGCCTCCACCAGCCGAGCCCGGTCCGATATGGGGGCGATATCGCCAAACCCGGTGGTGGTGATCGAGATCATGGTAAAATAGACGACGTCGAGGAAGCTGACTTCCCCGTCCAGATTGTCCACCAGCCCTTCGCGGTCCCACCAATGGACCATGATAACGATAAAAATCAGGAACAGCGCGAGGCCCAGCCGAATGCCAAGATCGCCCCAAACCGGCACGCGCACCGCGCGGCGCAGCGGCTGAAAACCGGGGCCGCGCACCCGCTTGCGCGGGATCTTGGGGCCGATTTTGTCCGATCGCCTGCCGCTCATTCGGAGCGGCTGCCTTGCAACAATTCGGCAGGGTCGATCTTCTTGCCGTCGCGGCGAATCTCGAAATGTAATTCGGTCCGGTTGGCCGCGCCCTCGCTGCCGGCGAGACCGATGCGCTCGCCCGCCTTCACCGCATCGCCGGTCGATACGGTCAGCCGGGCGAGATGGCCGTAAGCGCTTTGCCAGCCATTGCCGTGGTCGAGCACAACCAGCCCGCCGAACCGTTCGGATTCGGTGCCGGCATACAGCACGGTTCCGCTGGCCGAAGCGCGCACCATCTCCAGCGGATTGGCCGCATAATCGATCCCGTCATGGCCCGAGCCGTCCTCGCGCATGGCAAAGCCCATTAACTGCTCGCCATCATGCGGCGCGCGGAAATAGGGGGTTGCAGGCTGCGGCGCACGGCGCACCGGGGCGGTAACCATGGCAGGGATGATCAGCCGCTGCCCGATGCGGACATCGAAGGGTTCTTCGAGCGCATTGGCCACCGCAATTTGCGTCAGCGCGATGCCGTACCGATTGGCGATACCCAGCCCGGTTTCGCCCGATTTGACCGTATGCACGCGCTGGCGCGGGATGATCAGTTTCTGCCCCAGCCTGACCTTGTAGGGCTGCACCAGTCCGTTGGCTTCTGCGATCACGACCAGCGGAACGCCCGCGCGGTTGGCGATACCGCCCAGCGTTTCGCCTGCGGTCACCACATGTTCGGTTTCCTTGGCCGGATCGGCGAAGGCGGGCGGGGCTGCCAGCAGCAGCACCATGGAAAGGACCAGCGCGGCAGCGCGGCGAATCACTCGCCGGTCCCCTGTTCGAAACGTTCGCCCAATGCGCCGAGCGAGGCGTGATGCGTCAGGTCCAGTTGCAATGGCGTCACCGAAACATACCCCTCGTCGATCGCTTCCAGGTCGGTCCCGTGATCGAGCGTGTGTTCGATCGGGTGGAGGCCGAACCAGTAATAGCTCAGGCCGCGCGGGTCACGTCCTTCGACAACCGAACCGCGCGAGTAATCGTGAAATCCTTGCCGTACTGCGCGGATCCCTGCAACTTTATCTCCTGTAAGCGGAGGAAAATTTACATTTATGAGCGTGCGTTCGGGCAGCGGGGTATCGAGCAGCGGGCGCAGCACCTTGACCCCCCAATGCCGGGTTGCCGACCAGCGGCTGTCTTCGTCGGGCATCTCGCGATTGTAAACCTGGCTCAGCGCGATCGAGCGGATGCCCGCCAGCGCGCCTTCGATCGCGGCGGAAACCGTGCCCGAATAGGTGATGTCGTCGGCCAGGTTGGCGCCGCGGTTGACGCCGGACAGTATAACGTCGGGCGGATCGTCCATCAGGGTGCGGATCGCCAGCGTAACGGAATCGGTCGGCGTACCGGTCACCGAATAGCGCCGCTCGCCATGCTTGTGCAGACGCACGGGGCGGT comes from Alteripontixanthobacter sp. and encodes:
- a CDS encoding DUF1761 domain-containing protein, which codes for MFDVNWLAIVLAAAAGFVVGGIWYGPIMGKRWMGAVGLTEEQVKEGSMALIYGGAFAFSLLASWTLAHTFASYDYELSFFAKVMTALGVALGFIIPALGTNYLFSQKSKALFFIDAGYWLLFYIAMGVVHSLLP
- a CDS encoding potassium channel family protein; translation: MSGRRSDKIGPKIPRKRVRGPGFQPLRRAVRVPVWGDLGIRLGLALFLIFIVIMVHWWDREGLVDNLDGEVSFLDVVYFTMISITTTGFGDIAPISDRARLVEAVIVTPIRFAVFFIFVGTAYNFIIKRSWEKWRMARIQDQLKDHIVVLGFGVSGSEAVAELIERGTDPREIVVIDPSEERVAAAEKLGCNVLAGDASRDDTLRAVRIHKATNVLVSGGRDDTSILIVLTVRHLAPHVPISVVVRADDNELVARQAGANNVINPVRFTGLLLAGSAKGAHIADYMADLASVSGRVQLVEREVTEAECGSSIEELSTGGRGLRVYRNGRALGFWEAECQNLQTGDVVVEIVPTTNGTTHGDRAIDDIMNDDA
- a CDS encoding M23 family metallopeptidase — protein: MIRRAAALVLSMVLLLAAPPAFADPAKETEHVVTAGETLGGIANRAGVPLVVIAEANGLVQPYKVRLGQKLIIPRQRVHTVKSGETGLGIANRYGIALTQIAVANALEEPFDVRIGQRLIIPAMVTAPVRRAPQPATPYFRAPHDGEQLMGFAMREDGSGHDGIDYAANPLEMVRASASGTVLYAGTESERFGGLVVLDHGNGWQSAYGHLARLTVSTGDAVKAGERIGLAGSEGAANRTELHFEIRRDGKKIDPAELLQGSRSE
- the surE gene encoding 5'/3'-nucleotidase SurE, producing MRILLTNDDGIHAPGLVELEKIARELSDDIWICAPSEEQSGAGHSLSLNRPVRLHKHGERRYSVTGTPTDSVTLAIRTLMDDPPDVILSGVNRGANLADDITYSGTVSAAIEGALAGIRSIALSQVYNREMPDEDSRWSATRHWGVKVLRPLLDTPLPERTLINVNFPPLTGDKVAGIRAVRQGFHDYSRGSVVEGRDPRGLSYYWFGLHPIEHTLDHGTDLEAIDEGYVSVTPLQLDLTHHASLGALGERFEQGTGE